In the genome of Pirellulales bacterium, one region contains:
- a CDS encoding hemin uptake protein HemP gives MSRIVDSLPGCVAMPDPHSDQPRAEAAETEAVPVRSGLRIVTSQELLEGKNELVIKHGEEMYRLRLTRSGKLILHK, from the coding sequence ATGTCGCGAATCGTCGATTCCCTGCCCGGTTGTGTCGCCATGCCCGATCCCCATTCCGATCAGCCGCGGGCTGAAGCGGCAGAGACCGAAGCCGTGCCTGTACGGTCCGGGCTCCGCATTGTCACCTCGCAAGAGCTGCTCGAGGGCAAAAACGAACTGGTCATCAAGCACGGCGAGGAGATGTACCGACTGCGGCTGACTCGGAGCGGCAAGCTCATCTTGCACAAGTAA